The genomic stretch CACTATCTGCACTCACCCCAAAAAATTCTTTATCAGGAATAGTTAAGACAGGTAAAGGAGTTACTTGCATTTGTGCCTTACCATTAGCAGTGCTAAACTTTGGTTGAGTAAAAATTCGATCGTCAATGGTAAATTCTTCTTTAGTTTTATCAATTTCGCCTATTTTTTGATAACCAGGGATAGTTTTAGCGATTAATTCCCTGATATAGCTAGTATCTTGTAAACCTTTCCAATTAATCGGATTTTTGCCTAAAATTTTATCTGCAATAGAGGTAATTAATTCAATTTCCGAGATTAAATCTGCATCCTTGAGGTGAGTAGTGCCGACTTCATTCAAACGCACAAAATTATTTCCTGACTCCGTAGTCGTGCGATGAGGATTCTCAAAACGGTTAAATACGGGAAGAATGAGAGTGTTTTCTTTAGCTAACCCGTGAAAATGTCCTAAATTGGGCTTAGTTGCCACATAAAAGATAGTTTCGATGTTTGATAACGATCGTTTTGCTTCTGTTAAATCGGGATTAGCACCATATAAATTACCTCCCAAACAAAACAATGTATCAATTTTTTTGTGAAAAGAAGCCGTAATTAAACCCCTTGCAGAATAGCCTTTAGTTTCTGTAACAGATTGCCCTATTATCCCTTGTAAGGCTTGTTTGATAGGCTCACTAAGTCTAATGGTAACACCCATTGAGCCAAATCCTTGCACGTTGGAATGTCCTCTTATGGGCATCGTACCCGCTCCCATTTTACCGGCATTGCCCGTAATTAAGGCAGTATTAGCAATACTTTTGACGTTATCAACACCGTTGGTATGGTGAGTTATACCCATTGCCCACGCAAACACAACTTTATCGGATTTCCCAATAGTATAGGCAACTTCTTCTATTTCCTCTCTGGATAAACCGCAAGTATCGGTAATGCTTTCCCAAGAGGTATTTTCTGCATGGTTAACCACTTCTTGCCAACCATCGGTATAGTTGCACAAATATTCAAAATCAACTAAATTCTGTTCAAGTAAGGATTTTTGAATACCCACAAATACAGCGACATCACTTCCGGGTATCGGTTGCACATATAAAGTAGAAATATTCGAGCCACCTTTAAGTAAGGATTTTATCGGAAATGCCGGGGAGGCAAATTTGACTAAACCGACTTCAATTTGGGGATTGATAATGATAACTTTACCGCCTTTATCTCGAATTTTGATTAATTCATTCATCAAACGGGGATGATTTGCTGGAGCATTTGAGCCAATTAAGACAACACAATCTGAATGTTTCAGGCTTTCGAGGCTTACCATGGAAGTGCCACTACCGAAAACCTCTTTTAAGCCTACGGTGGAGGGTGCGTGACATAAATCTGAGCAATCAGCTAAATTATTACTACCTAATGCCCTCATCATCAATTGTAAAATAAAAGCGGCTTCATTTGATGACCTTCCTGAGCTATAACTGGCAACTCTTTCTGGTAATTTTTTAAAGGCTTTTTCTGCTATATCATATACTTCCTGCCAACTAATTCTTTCATAATGCTTACTATCCTTTCTTAATATCATAGGATAGCTTAATCTTCCTAGTCGATCGCATTGTTGAGAATCTAATTGTTGTAATTCTTCGATGGTAAATTGAGTAAAAAAATCTGGTTTAATGCCTTCTTGTAATTCTGCGGATATTGCCTCCACACTTTTCGCACATCGTTGTAAATATTCTCCTTCCTCATTGACAAAACCGCCTTTTTGCCCCCCTGTACCCCATGCACAGGACAAACAACTACTTTGATGGTTCAACTTTTCCCAAATTTTGACACCTTGAGGAGAAACGCTTTTTTCTAGCCAATATTTAAGTACAGGTAAACCGCCACCGGCAGAAGGAGATTTAGTAGATTCTGTCATGATTAAACTAGGATAATGATGTCTTTTTCATTTTAATTGTTTATGGTTAACAATCATGGTATTTTTGTTTTTTTATAGTTGATATTTAATATGATTAAAAGTAATTTTTTAATGAAATCAATGATCAATTTACGTCCGGCAACTCCCGATGATTTAGAATTATTGAAATATTGGGATGAGCAACCCCATGTTATAGCTTCAGATCCGAATGATGATTGGCACTGGGAAGTCGAGCTTCATCGAAATCCCCATTGGCGAGAGCAATTAATTGCGGAAATGGACGGACATCCCATTGGCTTTGTTCAAATAATAGATCCAGCCCTTGAAGAAAGTCATTATTGGGGAGAAATTCCGAGTAATCTTCGTGCTATTGATATTTGGATTGGGAAAGAAACCGATTTAGGTAAAGGCTATGGTACAAAAATGATGAAACTCGCACTAGAACGTTGTTTTTCTGATAAGAAGGTATCGGCAGTCTTAGTTGATCCTTTAAAAGATAACACTCGAGCCCATCGTTTCTATGAGAATTTGGGTTTTAAATTTATCGAAAGCCGTTACTTTGGTGATGATCACTGTTTCGTCTATTGTTTGGAAAGAAATTTTTATCAACAAGTTATCCATGATAACATGACTCAATCTGTTGATATTCTAGGTTAATTTGTAAATGAGCGATCGCAGGAATGAGAGGTTTAGTTTCTGCAACAGTAAGACTAACTCTTACCACGATTATCTTGACTGATATATAGATAACTTTTTTATAGTTTTACCGATATTCGTAACTTGCTTATTTGCCTATGTGACATCCTATTTACTAGGTGGTGAACCTATTTTATACTGTTTTATTGAGAAACACTTTCCAAAAATTAAGTAAATCTACGGATTTTTATGATTTTTAGGTTTATAAATGAGCGACATTCTATAATAAACTAGATTTTATAGTAGTTTAATAAAATTAAGATTTTTTAATATTTCTTATTTTACAATTAGTAATAGTCATGGCTCATAGTTCTTAGCCTAATCTTGACTGCTATATATACTAAAAATATATTAAAAATTTATAGGAGTTAAAACTTTGGAGAATCATAAAGAAAAAATTTTAGTAGTAGATGATGAGGCTAGTATTCGCCGTATTTTAGAAACCCGT from Geminocystis sp. NIES-3709 encodes the following:
- a CDS encoding FdhF/YdeP family oxidoreductase; the protein is MTESTKSPSAGGGLPVLKYWLEKSVSPQGVKIWEKLNHQSSCLSCAWGTGGQKGGFVNEEGEYLQRCAKSVEAISAELQEGIKPDFFTQFTIEELQQLDSQQCDRLGRLSYPMILRKDSKHYERISWQEVYDIAEKAFKKLPERVASYSSGRSSNEAAFILQLMMRALGSNNLADCSDLCHAPSTVGLKEVFGSGTSMVSLESLKHSDCVVLIGSNAPANHPRLMNELIKIRDKGGKVIIINPQIEVGLVKFASPAFPIKSLLKGGSNISTLYVQPIPGSDVAVFVGIQKSLLEQNLVDFEYLCNYTDGWQEVVNHAENTSWESITDTCGLSREEIEEVAYTIGKSDKVVFAWAMGITHHTNGVDNVKSIANTALITGNAGKMGAGTMPIRGHSNVQGFGSMGVTIRLSEPIKQALQGIIGQSVTETKGYSARGLITASFHKKIDTLFCLGGNLYGANPDLTEAKRSLSNIETIFYVATKPNLGHFHGLAKENTLILPVFNRFENPHRTTTESGNNFVRLNEVGTTHLKDADLISEIELITSIADKILGKNPINWKGLQDTSYIRELIAKTIPGYQKIGEIDKTKEEFTIDDRIFTQPKFSTANGKAQMQVTPLPVLTIPDKEFFGVSADSEGMVLILGSGRGYGQHNTVVYNTADKYRGMPHRHCILMNREDIKKGGFVENQRVKVKGDAGELNNIEIIAGNILQGSAFMFYPEANVLFKAHIDNLAETPAYKRVPILICSK
- a CDS encoding GNAT family N-acetyltransferase, with product MINLRPATPDDLELLKYWDEQPHVIASDPNDDWHWEVELHRNPHWREQLIAEMDGHPIGFVQIIDPALEESHYWGEIPSNLRAIDIWIGKETDLGKGYGTKMMKLALERCFSDKKVSAVLVDPLKDNTRAHRFYENLGFKFIESRYFGDDHCFVYCLERNFYQQVIHDNMTQSVDILG